A DNA window from Acidobacteriota bacterium contains the following coding sequences:
- a CDS encoding polysaccharide biosynthesis tyrosine autokinase — MRRHFGSATEQSSSSQYSKEFNGSDYSLRSHPNTSEGADWFRAVEILKKHWPLSAAFAVSVAISVAAITLLMKPVYEPQARVEVDPPGAEVFSLQGNNNSGASTDYIETQAQNLQNDELTLEVIRKLRLDQSPYFGADTNAISGGSKPATEVAVPLTPAENRALSVFKQSRKITRDVASRLITVSVSAHNPIVAAAVTNTLVNMFIERDYKLRNDAISQSSKWLQSQLDDIRQRMSESNLALSNFEKDNGISTIGDNQNRFTEQIVELSRQLMQAQADRIQLQSFMDELDGIPGGSLPQINNNPVVQDLTKRLVEVKAELSETRAIYGSNHPNSKKLQNEVDELQLQLNAQRAEILRDMQTSYTAAQTREHLMQSQMQGASKQMTMLAQYNALKKESDANTQLYEALYQKIKEAAIAAETKSSNVRVVDRARVLDKPTRPHRSQDMGVGLLAGILGGVILAFVRERMDTRIRTPGDFKKCLGTESVSVVPVIGSGVPAGQGHPWRLVQPHHTEQKPNLFQIDRPNSPEGEALRSISVSVRLSRQNAHNPQVLLIASPLAGEGKTTLSINLALTLARHGKTCIVDADLRKEGVAQALGIAADHGIREVLSATMEVDQVLVSAVRLPNLSVLAVGSAPGEPGELISSGAMSNLVGKLRQRFEYIVIDSPPMLLFSDGRALSTLADGIIVVGRCGLTTRENLKRTIDLLRRVRSAPVVEFVLNAAECPAMDYDYYRSYGLAG, encoded by the coding sequence ATGCGCCGGCATTTTGGTTCGGCGACGGAGCAGAGCTCGAGCTCTCAGTACTCGAAGGAGTTCAACGGGTCTGATTACTCTCTGCGAAGCCATCCTAATACCTCAGAAGGCGCAGACTGGTTCCGCGCTGTCGAGATTCTCAAAAAGCACTGGCCCCTGTCGGCGGCCTTCGCCGTTTCTGTCGCGATAAGCGTGGCAGCGATAACACTGTTGATGAAGCCGGTGTATGAGCCTCAAGCGCGGGTGGAAGTTGACCCTCCGGGAGCTGAGGTGTTTTCGCTGCAAGGCAATAATAATAGCGGGGCTTCGACCGACTATATCGAAACGCAGGCTCAGAACCTGCAAAATGATGAGTTGACACTGGAAGTGATCCGGAAACTTCGTCTTGATCAGAGCCCCTATTTCGGGGCGGATACCAATGCAATTAGCGGCGGATCCAAACCGGCTACTGAGGTTGCCGTGCCCTTGACGCCCGCGGAAAACAGGGCTCTGTCAGTGTTCAAGCAGTCGAGAAAGATCACGCGTGACGTAGCAAGCCGGCTAATCACGGTTAGCGTATCAGCGCACAATCCAATAGTGGCGGCAGCGGTTACGAACACGCTGGTAAATATGTTTATCGAGCGAGACTACAAGCTGCGAAACGACGCCATCTCGCAGTCGTCGAAGTGGCTGCAGAGTCAGTTGGATGACATTCGCCAGCGCATGAGTGAGTCAAATCTCGCACTGAGCAACTTCGAGAAGGACAACGGCATTAGTACGATTGGGGACAACCAGAATCGGTTCACTGAACAGATCGTGGAACTGAGTCGGCAATTGATGCAGGCTCAGGCCGATCGTATTCAGTTGCAGTCCTTCATGGATGAGCTTGATGGTATTCCAGGCGGTTCATTGCCCCAGATCAATAACAACCCTGTCGTACAGGACCTCACAAAAAGACTAGTGGAAGTCAAGGCGGAGCTTTCGGAAACACGCGCGATCTATGGCTCCAATCATCCTAATTCCAAGAAGCTTCAGAACGAGGTGGACGAACTTCAACTGCAGTTGAACGCGCAGCGCGCTGAGATCCTCCGAGACATGCAGACGAGCTATACGGCGGCACAAACCCGTGAGCATCTGATGCAATCGCAAATGCAGGGTGCCAGTAAGCAGATGACCATGCTGGCACAATACAACGCTCTCAAGAAGGAATCCGATGCGAACACGCAACTCTACGAGGCGCTTTACCAGAAGATCAAGGAGGCGGCCATCGCGGCGGAAACGAAATCGAGCAACGTCCGTGTGGTGGATCGGGCGCGCGTACTGGATAAACCTACGCGCCCACATCGCAGTCAGGACATGGGGGTTGGTCTGCTTGCAGGTATCTTGGGCGGGGTGATTCTCGCATTCGTACGAGAACGTATGGATACACGTATCCGTACGCCAGGGGACTTCAAGAAATGCCTTGGAACGGAATCAGTCTCCGTAGTCCCAGTGATCGGTAGTGGGGTCCCGGCTGGACAGGGTCATCCGTGGCGGCTGGTGCAGCCGCATCATACGGAGCAAAAGCCCAATTTATTTCAGATCGATCGGCCAAACTCCCCTGAGGGAGAAGCGCTTCGAAGCATCAGCGTCTCTGTGCGTCTATCTCGTCAGAATGCCCACAACCCGCAGGTATTGCTGATCGCTTCACCGCTCGCTGGCGAAGGAAAAACAACCCTTTCCATCAACCTTGCCCTCACGCTCGCAAGGCATGGGAAAACTTGCATTGTGGATGCTGACCTGCGCAAAGAAGGCGTAGCGCAGGCGCTTGGAATCGCTGCAGATCACGGCATCAGGGAGGTCTTGTCAGCAACCATGGAAGTTGACCAGGTACTCGTTTCGGCAGTGCGACTACCAAACCTGTCAGTACTGGCAGTAGGTTCCGCGCCAGGCGAACCCGGTGAACTGATCTCATCCGGCGCAATGTCGAACCTGGTGGGGAAGCTGAGACAGCGATTTGAATATATTGTTATCGATTCGCCCCCGATGCTCCTATTCTCCGATGGCCGGGCGCTTTCCACCCTTGCAGATGGGATCATCGTGGTTGGACGGTGTGGCTTGACCACGCGCGAAAACCTGAAGCGCACCATCGACCTGTTGAGAAGGGTGCGCTCAGCTCCAGTAGTCGAGTTTGTTCTCAACGCCGCTGAATGCCCCGCTATGGACTACGACTACTACCGCAGCTACGGTCTTGCAGGCTGA
- a CDS encoding flippase: protein MASKLIDLGPASNETTGADSVGIARDHIRGSSLFLIGNVFSLAITFLPHLVLVRYLTTEAFGHLAYALSLVAVGKTYALGFNEAMSRFVPIYHARHNLSKVLGSIFLVFAVTLLISSFLIVTFGVMSGPILAFLTKGREPAGLLLILMFLIPLETTDLLIMNLFACFGKTREIFWGKFIIPPMLRVIVITLVVFRRSELPFLAYGYLLAELITVAVFGGLILRELYRQELLQELKCIRLPLREIFSFSVPLMTSNILGMVGSSIPVLLLGYFHPISTVAYYRVVLPAAALCGMIPGNFMPLYMPFASRLFAKGDTIGINHLFWETSLWMSVLAFPIFLATACFAHPLTVFLYGARYAPSAPILAILSLGYFFNVVFAFNGVTLKVLGKVRVMVVLNLVTPLFIVVLNLLTIPHYGAIGAALATSAGLIMQNLLRQFCLWHWGGGISFFEKRYASFFLVLGSSAVGLYLIQVFTPHNIYVALTLALAVSTFVLWLVKKHLRIANIFPEILRLPIVGRLFA, encoded by the coding sequence ATGGCGTCCAAACTAATAGACCTCGGACCGGCTTCCAACGAAACGACGGGAGCCGATTCTGTGGGCATCGCCCGCGACCACATTCGTGGCTCTAGCCTGTTCCTGATTGGGAACGTCTTTTCTTTGGCGATTACGTTTCTTCCCCACCTTGTGCTCGTACGCTACTTGACGACTGAAGCGTTCGGACATTTAGCTTATGCACTGTCTCTCGTTGCAGTTGGTAAGACATATGCCCTGGGCTTCAATGAAGCGATGAGCCGTTTCGTACCCATCTACCACGCCAGGCACAATCTTTCGAAGGTGCTAGGCAGCATTTTTTTAGTGTTTGCCGTAACCCTTCTCATCAGCAGTTTCCTGATCGTGACTTTTGGTGTGATGTCCGGCCCGATACTGGCTTTTCTGACGAAAGGGCGAGAACCGGCAGGCCTTCTGCTGATCTTGATGTTTCTGATCCCGCTAGAAACTACGGACCTCTTGATCATGAACCTGTTCGCGTGTTTCGGAAAAACGAGGGAGATCTTCTGGGGAAAATTTATCATTCCACCGATGCTGCGAGTGATCGTTATCACGTTGGTCGTCTTTCGACGCTCTGAACTTCCGTTTCTCGCGTATGGCTACTTGCTGGCCGAGTTAATCACGGTGGCTGTATTTGGCGGATTGATTCTTCGCGAGTTGTACCGTCAAGAGCTATTGCAGGAGTTGAAGTGCATCCGACTTCCGCTCCGGGAGATATTCAGCTTCAGCGTGCCGCTGATGACGTCGAACATTCTTGGCATGGTTGGGAGTTCAATACCAGTATTGCTTCTTGGCTACTTCCACCCTATATCAACTGTGGCTTACTACCGCGTTGTGCTGCCTGCCGCAGCTCTCTGCGGCATGATCCCTGGCAATTTCATGCCGCTCTATATGCCATTCGCGTCCCGGCTGTTTGCTAAAGGTGACACGATTGGCATCAATCATCTCTTCTGGGAGACCTCGCTCTGGATGAGTGTGCTGGCATTTCCGATCTTTCTCGCCACGGCCTGCTTTGCGCATCCGCTCACGGTCTTTCTATACGGAGCGCGCTACGCTCCCTCCGCACCAATTTTGGCGATACTCTCACTTGGCTATTTCTTCAATGTTGTTTTTGCTTTCAATGGCGTAACGTTGAAAGTCCTCGGCAAGGTTCGGGTGATGGTCGTTCTGAACCTAGTGACTCCTCTCTTCATTGTCGTATTGAACCTATTGACGATCCCGCACTACGGAGCTATCGGCGCGGCGCTTGCAACATCCGCTGGTTTGATTATGCAGAATTTGCTTCGACAGTTCTGTTTGTGGCATTGGGGCGGTGGCATCAGCTTCTTCGAGAAGCGCTATGCCTCATTCTTTCTGGTGCTTGGTTCGAGCGCCGTTGGCTTGTACCTGATCCAGGTCTTCACGCCGCATAACATCTATGTCGCACTGACACTCGCCCTTGCGGTTTCGACATTTGTGTTGTGGCTGGTCAAGAAACATTTAAGGATTGCCAATATCTTTCCGGAAATTCTTCGCCTACCGATTGTTGGCAGGCTATTCGCTTGA
- a CDS encoding Gfo/Idh/MocA family oxidoreductase, with protein sequence MLPKIAVIGNGYWGRNLVRNFHALGVLKCVCDSRNEALQEAHDQFGADTCSSLKVLLNDSEIQGVAIAAPAVQHYRLAKECLLAGKDVYVEKPLSMRVGEGQELVEIAEAGQRMLMVGHILQYHPAILKLKELISSGALGRIQYIYSSRLNWGKLRSEENILWSFAPHDISAILYLLNEMPTSVNASGGSYINSQIYDTTLTACEFHSGAKAHIFVSWLHPFKEQRLVIVGTQKMAVFDDVERENKLVIYSHSIDWRDRMPIALKGEGEIVSLPSEEPLRKECEHFIESIVTRRTPRTDGRNGVQVLEVLDACERSLHGQAISVEIHETATKYFADPTAVIDPGSEIGLGTKIWHFSHVMSGSRIGCYCNLGQNVVISPGVMIGDRVKIQNNVSVFTGVELEDDVFCGPSMVFTNVINPRSHVERKHEYKRTLVRRGASIGANATIVCGVVLGQYCFVAAGAVVTSDVPDYALVMGVPAVQAGWMCVCGEHLREASNTACGSCGRSYLFENGYVHERVHTSTIAA encoded by the coding sequence ATGCTCCCGAAGATTGCGGTAATTGGAAATGGATACTGGGGAAGAAACCTGGTGAGAAATTTTCATGCACTTGGTGTGCTGAAATGCGTTTGCGACTCGCGCAACGAAGCCCTCCAAGAGGCGCATGATCAGTTTGGCGCGGATACTTGCTCCTCACTGAAAGTACTCCTGAATGATTCGGAGATCCAGGGAGTGGCGATCGCGGCGCCCGCTGTACAGCACTATCGGCTGGCTAAGGAATGCCTGCTCGCAGGGAAGGATGTGTATGTAGAGAAACCGCTGTCAATGCGGGTTGGCGAGGGACAGGAGCTCGTCGAGATCGCGGAAGCGGGACAACGCATGCTTATGGTCGGCCACATCTTGCAATATCACCCGGCAATTTTGAAGCTCAAGGAGCTAATCAGCTCGGGCGCGCTCGGGCGCATTCAGTACATTTACTCGTCACGTCTCAACTGGGGAAAGCTGCGGTCAGAGGAGAACATCCTGTGGAGTTTTGCTCCGCACGATATCTCGGCCATACTCTACCTTCTGAACGAGATGCCAACCAGTGTAAATGCCTCCGGCGGATCTTACATAAATTCTCAAATTTACGACACAACCCTGACGGCCTGCGAATTTCACAGTGGCGCTAAGGCACATATCTTCGTAAGTTGGCTCCATCCTTTCAAGGAACAGCGATTGGTTATCGTCGGCACCCAGAAAATGGCTGTATTCGACGATGTGGAAAGAGAGAACAAGCTTGTCATCTACTCGCACAGCATAGATTGGCGCGACCGGATGCCCATAGCACTTAAAGGAGAAGGCGAGATAGTGTCTCTTCCCTCGGAGGAGCCTCTCAGAAAAGAATGTGAGCACTTCATTGAAAGCATCGTCACCCGCAGAACTCCGCGTACCGATGGCAGAAATGGTGTGCAAGTGCTGGAGGTGCTGGATGCTTGCGAGCGGTCGTTGCACGGACAGGCGATATCCGTTGAGATTCACGAAACGGCGACGAAGTATTTCGCCGATCCAACGGCAGTCATCGACCCCGGCAGCGAAATTGGGCTTGGCACCAAGATATGGCATTTCAGCCATGTAATGTCCGGCTCGCGGATTGGATGCTACTGCAATCTCGGTCAGAACGTGGTTATCAGTCCTGGGGTCATGATCGGCGACCGCGTAAAGATTCAGAATAATGTCTCGGTTTTTACCGGAGTAGAGCTTGAAGACGATGTATTTTGCGGTCCATCCATGGTCTTCACGAACGTGATCAACCCTCGCAGTCACGTCGAACGAAAGCACGAATACAAGCGAACCCTGGTGCGACGAGGCGCATCCATTGGGGCGAATGCAACGATAGTTTGTGGCGTGGTATTAGGCCAGTATTGCTTTGTGGCCGCCGGCGCCGTAGTTACCAGCGATGTTCCAGACTACGCGCTTGTGATGGGGGTTCCCGCGGTGCAAGCTGGTTGGATGTGCGTGTGCGGAGAACACCTGCGTGAAGCAAGCAACACGGCATGCGGAAGTTGTGGCCGCAGTTATCTCTTTGAGAACGGCTATGTCCACGAACGCGTACATACTTCAACCATTGCAGCATAG
- a CDS encoding FkbM family methyltransferase — protein sequence MAFGETLKVLVQRCANAFGYRIEKCTDPVCAPIDVLDLVLTKVAAHRPDFFFVQIGANDGLTDDPLRQFVTKYHWHGVLVEPQPQVFQQLLTSYEQEKQLSFENAAIADKDGTAQLFVADHRDATANLTVFASLKKDALIRGLKNPKASGVQVQVQALDVPALSVKTLLSKHQITNIDLLLTDVQGYDSEVVEQFLACGVKPTIIHFEHCHTARATLERLYRKLFENGYRFNGLQIDTLCYLPSRCSGSGERLLAAAEEREMFAD from the coding sequence ATGGCCTTCGGAGAAACACTGAAAGTGCTTGTCCAACGATGCGCTAACGCTTTTGGTTACCGTATTGAAAAATGCACTGACCCCGTCTGCGCGCCCATTGACGTTCTGGACCTCGTACTCACTAAAGTCGCGGCCCACCGGCCAGATTTTTTCTTCGTCCAAATTGGGGCGAATGATGGGTTGACTGATGACCCGCTCCGCCAATTTGTGACCAAATATCATTGGCATGGAGTTCTAGTCGAGCCGCAGCCGCAGGTCTTTCAACAACTACTAACGAGCTATGAGCAGGAGAAGCAACTCTCTTTTGAGAACGCCGCCATCGCGGACAAAGATGGCACTGCCCAGTTGTTCGTAGCTGATCATCGGGATGCAACTGCCAATCTGACAGTATTCGCAAGCCTCAAGAAAGACGCACTAATTCGCGGTCTCAAAAATCCGAAAGCATCCGGGGTGCAGGTGCAAGTACAGGCGCTGGATGTGCCCGCGCTGTCGGTGAAGACACTACTTTCCAAACACCAGATTACGAACATTGATCTGCTCCTGACAGACGTGCAAGGCTACGATTCCGAAGTAGTCGAACAATTTCTGGCCTGCGGGGTCAAGCCGACTATCATCCACTTTGAACATTGCCACACGGCCCGAGCAACGTTGGAGAGGCTCTATCGCAAGCTTTTCGAGAACGGCTATCGCTTCAATGGACTGCAAATCGACACCCTCTGCTACCTGCCGTCGCGTTGTAGTGGAAGCGGCGAGCGTCTCCTGGCTGCAGCGGAGGAGCGCGAGATGTTCGCTGATTGA
- a CDS encoding DegT/DnrJ/EryC1/StrS family aminotransferase — protein MHEKQPQCNLAIDGGQCVRTRTLAPWPSLSEDEVQAVSNVLRSGKLNYWTGEEVRQFENEFASFAGCQHAIAVANGTVALELALYALEIGTGDEVIVPSRTFVASASCAIMRGARPVFADVDPISQTITADSISEVLSPRTKAIIAVHLAGWPCDMDPIIDLARKHGLRVIEDCAQAHGATYKGRPVGCLGDAAAFSFCQDKIMSTGGEGGMLTTNDDDLWRRAWSFKDHGKDHDAAYEQHHSSEFRWLHDSFGTNWRLTEMQAAIGRSLLAKLPSQLERRRTNADILSQRFRTLPALRVTAPPREIHHAYYKYYVFLRPEWLQAGWNRDRFLQAVVAEGIPCFCGSCSEVYLERAFPESMRPAQRLDVARQLGETSLMFLVHPTLNEQDMLDTAQAVEKVLSIASIQMSEALAS, from the coding sequence ATGCACGAGAAACAACCTCAGTGCAATTTAGCTATCGATGGTGGCCAATGTGTACGGACCCGCACATTGGCGCCGTGGCCATCACTATCGGAGGACGAAGTCCAAGCAGTCAGCAACGTCTTGCGGTCTGGAAAACTCAACTACTGGACAGGTGAGGAAGTTAGACAGTTCGAGAACGAGTTTGCTTCTTTTGCGGGTTGTCAGCATGCGATTGCAGTCGCAAATGGAACGGTGGCTCTCGAACTGGCGCTTTATGCGTTGGAGATTGGAACAGGCGACGAGGTTATCGTACCCAGCCGCACCTTCGTTGCATCAGCCAGCTGCGCCATCATGCGAGGCGCAAGGCCGGTGTTCGCGGACGTAGATCCAATTAGCCAAACGATTACGGCAGATAGTATCAGTGAGGTGTTGTCCCCGAGGACTAAAGCAATTATTGCGGTCCACTTGGCGGGTTGGCCCTGTGACATGGATCCAATCATCGACTTAGCTCGCAAACATGGGCTCAGGGTCATCGAAGATTGCGCTCAGGCACACGGTGCAACTTACAAGGGGCGTCCGGTTGGATGTCTCGGCGATGCTGCTGCTTTCTCGTTCTGCCAGGACAAGATCATGTCCACCGGAGGGGAAGGCGGTATGTTGACCACCAATGACGATGATCTGTGGAGACGAGCGTGGAGTTTCAAGGATCACGGCAAGGACCACGACGCTGCTTACGAGCAACATCATTCCTCAGAGTTTCGTTGGTTACATGACTCATTCGGAACGAATTGGCGCCTTACCGAAATGCAGGCAGCTATCGGACGCAGCCTACTGGCGAAGCTTCCCAGCCAACTGGAACGCCGTCGCACAAATGCCGATATTCTGAGCCAGCGGTTCCGTACTCTACCGGCCCTCCGAGTCACGGCTCCCCCCCGTGAGATCCATCACGCATATTACAAATACTATGTGTTCCTTCGCCCGGAATGGTTGCAGGCTGGGTGGAACCGGGATCGTTTTCTACAGGCGGTCGTCGCCGAAGGGATTCCATGCTTTTGCGGAAGTTGCAGCGAGGTCTATCTTGAAAGGGCCTTTCCCGAAAGTATGCGCCCCGCACAACGATTGGATGTCGCACGTCAACTAGGCGAGACAAGCCTGATGTTCCTCGTCCACCCGACGCTCAATGAGCAGGACATGCTGGACACCGCTCAAGCGGTTGAAAAGGTGTTGAGCATTGCCTCTATCCAGATGTCTGAGGCACTCGCATCCTGA
- a CDS encoding glycosyltransferase family 4 protein, which yields MLEAVLNRQDKQTVGSSDLLSPQRHLYDRRISVCHVCEGEAWAGAEVQVATLLRALSKCSEIALYAIVLREGRLAQELRSFGVVVQVVSERQKSFLRLVSECSDFVNGTNIQVLHSHNYKENLIALLISCSCHVPHLVRTEHGHPEPYSVLRNPKHWGVLVADRLAAKYTAARIVSVSSDLGEYWKRYVDSRRVTILRNAVDLERVSSSLSPMEAKQRLGLQADSFVIGIAARLECIKRHDLFIATAKRLAEVLPKSNFVIAGGGRQEEPLRRLILGSGLQGRVALLGERSDVYDILRAMDILLICSDHEGIPMVMLEAMALGVAVVSRKIGGIPEVIRHGVNGILVSTENPEELAHACMSLYSNTSLRGYLTQVAYDEIHQRYSADSHARSMVELYQCFCPRQL from the coding sequence ATGCTCGAAGCCGTGCTGAATCGTCAAGACAAGCAGACTGTCGGATCTTCCGATCTGCTCAGCCCACAACGGCACCTGTATGATCGCCGGATTTCTGTCTGTCATGTGTGTGAGGGCGAGGCTTGGGCTGGGGCCGAGGTGCAAGTTGCAACTCTGTTGCGCGCACTCTCAAAATGTTCTGAAATTGCGCTATACGCGATCGTGCTTCGCGAGGGCCGGCTAGCTCAAGAGCTGCGCAGCTTTGGAGTAGTCGTACAGGTAGTTAGTGAAAGACAGAAGAGTTTTCTGCGGCTCGTCTCTGAATGTTCGGACTTTGTGAATGGCACGAATATCCAGGTCTTGCACTCTCACAATTACAAAGAGAACCTCATAGCGCTATTGATCTCTTGTTCTTGCCATGTACCGCACCTGGTCCGGACCGAGCATGGACATCCCGAGCCGTATTCCGTTCTTCGTAATCCGAAACACTGGGGTGTGCTAGTTGCCGACCGCCTTGCAGCGAAGTACACAGCGGCCAGGATCGTCAGCGTCAGCTCGGATCTTGGCGAGTATTGGAAGAGGTATGTAGATTCGCGAAGGGTTACTATTCTTCGCAATGCAGTGGACCTTGAGCGCGTGAGTTCCAGCTTGAGTCCTATGGAAGCAAAGCAGCGGCTCGGGCTACAGGCTGACAGCTTCGTCATTGGGATCGCAGCGCGACTGGAATGCATTAAGCGGCATGATTTGTTCATTGCTACGGCAAAGCGTTTGGCCGAGGTACTCCCGAAGTCGAATTTCGTTATCGCCGGTGGCGGGCGTCAAGAGGAGCCGTTACGTCGGCTGATTCTCGGATCCGGCTTGCAAGGGCGCGTGGCTTTGCTTGGAGAGCGTAGTGATGTCTATGACATTCTGCGCGCAATGGATATTCTGCTGATTTGCTCCGATCACGAAGGCATTCCAATGGTGATGCTCGAAGCTATGGCCCTTGGAGTTGCGGTAGTTTCTCGAAAGATAGGTGGCATCCCCGAAGTGATTCGGCATGGAGTGAACGGAATACTCGTGTCCACCGAAAACCCCGAGGAATTAGCCCACGCCTGCATGTCTCTTTACAGCAATACCAGTTTGCGGGGATACCTCACGCAAGTCGCCTACGATGAGATTCACCAGCGGTACTCGGCAGACAGTCATGCCAGAAGCATGGTGGAGTTATATCAATGCTTTTGCCCTCGCCAACTATAG
- a CDS encoding polysaccharide biosynthesis protein, with translation MNRLLNYRRMLILSSQICLLAMSYYASFLLRLDFHLSDTYQLLFLRTLPLVVAIEILVFYAFGLLSGWWRYAGMSDALDICEASLIGTAVLYLLIEQILKVDGYPRSILAIDLVLIVLFVGGTRFAVRAYTESAQRGAAELNTLIVGAGRAGSTIARELKRNSQLNLKPVGFVDDDPTKRGIRIQGSRVLGSSDDIPKIHRRMNIRCVLIAIPSASGSQIEQIIAKCRQCKVDFKILPPLSRHINGGRASIANLRNARLEDLLGRQPVQTDLATIRDQLEGKVLLITGAGGSIGSELSRQVCDFAPREVILVDRSENFLFQLSLDLSTNRPQQHFVPVIADIQDAGAMREIFALHRPDIVFHAAAYKHVPLMEQSCFQAVANNIFGTYNVALVARQFGCKTFVMISSDKAVNPTNVMGVTKRIAELIILGLQHEHTRYVAVRFGNVLGSNGSVVPIFQQQIAAGGPVTVTHPEARRYFMTIPEAIQLVLQASTMGDASDIFVLEMGKQIRIADMARNLIRLSGLEPDQDIPVIFTGLRPGEKLSEELMLDGEGLKPTSHPKIRVLDGGPVSFDQVQLWLDELSALVEAKSVHGLIQTFQRIVPEYKPGEEIRALCEVDRHDMALVYRRARGQLWYSASHLPNQLVPAQVPAPAQQGYEQQR, from the coding sequence GTGAATCGCCTGTTGAACTATAGACGGATGCTCATCCTATCTTCGCAGATATGCCTGTTAGCGATGAGCTACTATGCGAGCTTTCTGCTTCGGTTAGATTTTCATCTCAGTGATACTTATCAATTGCTGTTCTTACGAACGTTGCCGTTGGTTGTTGCAATTGAGATCCTCGTCTTCTATGCCTTTGGTCTTCTCAGCGGATGGTGGCGTTATGCAGGCATGAGCGATGCGTTGGACATTTGCGAAGCATCGTTGATTGGTACGGCTGTCTTATATTTGCTGATCGAGCAGATTCTCAAAGTGGATGGGTATCCTCGGTCGATACTTGCAATTGATCTTGTGCTTATCGTGTTATTTGTTGGGGGGACGCGCTTTGCTGTTCGAGCGTACACGGAGAGCGCGCAGCGCGGAGCGGCTGAGCTCAACACCCTGATCGTTGGGGCCGGGCGGGCGGGAAGCACTATTGCACGTGAGCTAAAGCGTAACTCGCAACTAAATTTAAAGCCGGTTGGGTTCGTTGACGACGATCCCACTAAGCGCGGTATTCGCATTCAAGGCTCGAGGGTGTTGGGCTCAAGCGACGACATCCCGAAGATTCACCGCCGGATGAATATCCGGTGTGTGCTCATCGCCATTCCTTCCGCCAGTGGAAGTCAAATAGAACAAATTATCGCGAAGTGTCGTCAATGTAAGGTCGATTTCAAGATTCTTCCTCCGCTCAGTCGCCATATCAACGGGGGGCGCGCATCCATTGCCAATCTGCGCAATGCGCGACTGGAAGATCTTCTCGGCCGACAGCCAGTCCAAACCGATTTGGCAACGATACGAGATCAGCTCGAAGGCAAGGTGTTGCTGATTACGGGTGCCGGCGGGTCGATCGGCTCGGAGCTAAGCCGGCAGGTTTGTGATTTTGCGCCACGCGAGGTGATACTCGTTGATCGTTCGGAGAATTTTCTTTTCCAACTTAGTTTGGATCTCAGCACCAACCGGCCGCAACAACACTTTGTACCTGTGATCGCCGATATCCAGGATGCAGGCGCCATGCGCGAGATATTTGCCTTGCATCGGCCCGATATTGTGTTCCATGCAGCAGCATATAAGCATGTGCCCTTGATGGAACAGAGCTGTTTCCAAGCAGTGGCCAACAATATTTTCGGCACTTACAATGTAGCGCTTGTCGCACGGCAGTTCGGCTGCAAGACCTTTGTCATGATTTCCTCGGATAAAGCTGTGAATCCGACGAATGTCATGGGCGTAACGAAGCGGATCGCCGAGTTGATCATCCTGGGTTTGCAGCACGAGCACACACGCTACGTTGCGGTGCGTTTCGGAAACGTCCTCGGTAGCAACGGCAGCGTAGTACCAATTTTTCAACAGCAGATCGCAGCCGGCGGGCCTGTCACTGTGACTCATCCTGAGGCGCGGCGGTATTTCATGACGATCCCAGAAGCGATCCAACTTGTATTACAGGCTTCGACCATGGGGGACGCGAGCGATATTTTCGTACTGGAAATGGGTAAGCAGATCCGCATTGCGGACATGGCTCGAAATTTGATTCGCCTTTCCGGTCTGGAGCCAGACCAGGATATTCCCGTCATATTTACGGGCCTACGTCCTGGCGAGAAGTTGTCTGAAGAACTCATGTTGGATGGAGAAGGCCTCAAACCGACGTCTCATCCCAAGATCCGGGTACTCGATGGCGGCCCCGTCAGCTTTGATCAGGTTCAGCTATGGCTTGATGAACTTTCGGCGCTCGTAGAAGCGAAGAGCGTGCACGGGTTGATACAGACCTTCCAGCGTATTGTGCCTGAATATAAGCCGGGAGAGGAGATTCGTGCCTTGTGTGAAGTAGATCGTCACGACATGGCGCTGGTGTATCGGCGCGCTCGGGGGCAGCTTTGGTACTCGGCGAGCCACTTGCCTAATCAGCTTGTACCTGCGCAAGTTCCCGCACCGGCGCAGCAAGGTTATGAACAGCAGCGTTGA